catcctgagtcgATCCTTCTCTCTCTAGCtactgaatctcatctgcctggccctagcagatctccctgagctcaatcagctcatcctcctctgggtcagccccctctgcctctgcctgtggctcctcctttGTGGGTGCTTGCCCCTATACttgtacctatactggtgcctgtatgggtacctgtctctgtacatgcctctgtccctatacctgtccctgtctctgtacctgcctgggactTTGTGCTATTGGTACCTGTAGTggtaatccaccgtgacccctcaccacccgagcctgcctctcctctccaccctccctcggaggtgcaactcgcctctctcccactactcctctcctcctctatcagccTCGGCCACCAtcacctccatcatcatcctcctcaccaccaccatctccctccagtgcctctccaggatctgtcaatcgtgggaatggatgctctacccaatacgctgtatactttgcatccatcccggtgtcctcaatctcaggccacatgtcccaaggaagaggtatcatctccaccagctgagtcactgcctgatcatacgacagtagcggctcaaactgtgcctgatctctaatggtgtgggcatacatgcctgatccccggggcatcctctgaatccggccaaactgtcggccaatcctgtctaccagctgcctctctagcacatagggcatccgcccaatcaggtacctgctctggaaggtgtagggtagctccactgcgtcatcctcccactgctcacagcccagataaggtcgccatatgacctcatcaatgttatcaatcactcgccgccagtactctagcctgccaatccgtggctgcgaggtgatcatatcgtacagatgcacaaaactgcgtccatgtcccctacctctgaagtgtatcggccttgtcactggcagatgctcataagcccacacctgtagcaatgtaactccgcagcccaatcccactgatccatgatacacaaactgatgcagctcataatacaagtgtgcctgcacacatggtccccaggcatatctggtatgctgtgtcatcaacgtctccagtgctcccccctagcccacagccaaaccccgtgtcgccctatctggacacaggaaaccactgatagctcctccgatcaccgtCGACAATGCTAAACCtatggctgtcatggtatcccaggccacgtgtcctgccctcatctccaatccagggtcctgaaacacccgtctcaatgcctctctatcaccatctcgatcgtatgggatcaactccccatcgatcggcacctgcagaatcttgtatacatcctccagggtgactgtcatctcacccatcggcaaatggaatgtgcacgtctcagagtgccatctctcagctagcgcagtcagcaaacccatgtttgcccgaaactcatgCACATACagcatgtctcagacccatctcctcgatggcagctctatcctgaaacgacaacttaggtcgcaacctctgcgtcgacgggaatctctcccgtgactctaacatcggcaaatactcctgcagtcaagcaaatcaaatcatgtcagtcataatggcattcactgttcatcacaaaatgctacttttttatccaatgcattgctatctaccctagtgacactcactgttcatcacaaagtgttgctatttatcctagtggtactcactgttcatcacaaagtactacgtgtgtgacactccctgttcatcacaaagtgttactcacatttgcactccttgttcatcacaaagtgctgctcgtaTTTcaatactccctgttcatcacaaagtactctatcttggtactcactgttcatcataaagtgccttgatctatcctagtcttcctagaggacctacttgagggtatcctctcagcagcttatccaatcaatagcgtatgttcatcacaaaactgtcgatttgacctagaagatgcaaattcatactttttaaaCGCAAACACGCTTACATGACGCAAACGCTTTTAAagactacacagacgcgcctgtctgacacaaacgcgcctgtctgacacagacgcgcctgccggatacagacatgcctatgctctgcatagacatgcctagttgacacagacgtgccttcttggcacaaaggcgcctgaacagcacagacgcggccgcatttaacacagacgcgggtccagacacaaacgcgcctgacacaaacacagacgtgcctagcagaCATAGACGcgctggcaccaacgcagacgcgcttggacgtttttttgacactttttggaccctagtctaagcgcatttattgccctattcgacatgcattaatgacaaaattaaatgcgtcaaagtacatggaggtttggtggtacttaccggctctcctgcctctgctggcctctgaaatcgacgaacatggtcgaatctatgcacgaaagccatcgctgctgactgctcctgctctattttcgctctgcaatatgctcttgtggatgcgtggatgacaatgaggatgtattttcccccgtggtctatcttatagcctaccctagccctcgccttcatttcccgagtcagtcttcattatcccgtgactttgtcactttatctggtcaatcccgtctttcttatcgagagattgtctgcaatcttttcagacattttcatccaatctctcgagggggcatatcattcctattctggggcaactctgtatcagttcgtcttatcttctttgaaacaacgtgacaagtcgcattgtctcaaagaggggcaaaatgtagacacctaaaattgtccagtctaattaaataaatattttatttatttaattatctaagcttaatttttctattaattaaataaatctttatttatttatttaattcatttatcctcttctagccttatttctcatttaaataaatacatttatttatttaaattatccttttcctaaattaaataaatattcttatttatttaattatcctacttcttctattaattaaataaatctttatttatttaattaattcattagccttttctacctatgacacatgtcattcatctcttaattcctacactacctacctatttcattattttactatttcttctacctaccctctaatcatagccgacctccttttacacctctcaatcttatccctccatttcttatagtgtcttctatataaggagatgcttccttcattatcaaaccctattAACCCTAATAACCCTAAtggacaatttggaggacttgactacactacgatcttacttgcaaccacattccgttctttattgagctcttgtgcacataaaatctgagagcaaatatatcaagcaagatcaatggagataggaagaatggagatcaaaaccctattggacatgtgatggtataatctttgtgatttcgtttgatttgcattgtcttaggtaatcttcatatgttatggtggatctttgttgattgttaggctagggttttgtggttgaattcatttagcctttcaatcttgttattattgttatccattttcaccatatacattaattaattgatttaattaattaatttagcatgtgcttgcactttagcttagattttcaatttaatctttgcatgaaatttattcaaataattgaatttatttaattcaatttagtatttgaatatatttagaacttgactttgattttcaatttggtttttgaaatcatgcacatctatttgaatttggaagaaattagaagaatacgaaattaaatgaaattagaatttggggatttagaaatggaagaattaattagttaattaaaaaaattaaagaaattatttaattattttagaaatggaaattaattaaataataaagattatttaaattaaagaattaaatcataattaattaaataataaatatttaattaatatttagaagagggttaatgattagatgattagagatggaaattgagaatagaattatttaaataataaagattatttaaattgtggaattaatcaaaatcaattaaataacaaatatttaattaatatttagaaaataattaaaatgattaaatgatgaaagaatatgaaataaaataattagtaagatgttgaggaaatgtgaaattagaagaatatgattaattaacttaattaaataattaaagaattatttaatcaattagaggaataattagtacatgatcaatgagacatttttaggtgtctacaattagaaCTATTAATCACACTAATCAATGATTGTTTATACATTGCACGAGATGAAAATTACATTACTATACTTCATTCAAATTCACACATTCAAATACATtacaataattatttaattaaagatagaATTCCTATCATTTAACTTACATCATAACACATTTCTTTTACATTTTCAAGGATAACATAGTATTAACATTGCACTTATACATCAAGTCACATATACAtcacataatgattacatcaattACAACTACCACAAAGGCATATATATGATCCATCAGATAAGGAtaaaagagggggatgagtggaagattgcatttaaaaccaatgaagggttgtatgagtggcttgtgatgccttttggtctctcAAATTCCCTtagcacctttatgagactaatgaatgaagtgttgcaggaGTTTATAGgaaagtttgtggtagtctaccttgatgacatattggtgttcagtaagagcaaggaggagcacttgaaacacttggagatagtcttgaagCAGTTGCAGGAGTAGaagatgataaatttagaaaagtgtgacttcatgaagaaAGAATTGGTTTacctaggctttgtcatctctaagggtgacttgaagatagattcttccaaggtagaggctattttgaattggcctacacctaagatagaaggagaggtaagaagttttcatggtttggcacaattgaCCACGTAAGGGTCCAAGATATATAAATATGATCCAAGGACATaaagaggatccaactggtacaaCAAAATGAAATGAATCCAAGAGAAACATCTAGAGCACCTACGAAGCTAATCCATTGCAAGAAGGCacaaacaaaatacccaatggaaagtggcactaccacctgaccatgtggcccaaaaaggaaccacccctccgtgctaggagatagtactaaggccctcaagcaagccaaaacaaagcatcacatggtctcacATGTACATCAGATATTCACACAAGACAAAGCATACAAATATGACTCTCACAAGAGTGTTCCAAAAAAACCAACACATGACCACACACTAGTAAaaataagggaagagtgtcatcgcatagctggtATGGTGGTGCAGAAGCACCACCtatgaaggcatggatcaaggtcATGTTGGATGTTAACTAGTCTAGGATGAATGTAATGATGGGTCATTTCTATAATCGGTGTaataggagtgtgacaagttttgtCCAAGTGTGGGTCAAATTGTCACTTAGGGTCTTGTAGAGCAATTTGGGTCAATAaaggtcacaatggtctaaattgtgaGACCAAATGACTAAAGGGTTATTTGAGtaattttttatgaaataaatTCATATGTGATGACTTTAGGGTCCTAAGGTGGTCCGAAGTCTAAGTTGGTtacaagttgcaaaagttgtccatttgttgtcatgacaattttgcaacttttggttGGTTTTGTACTCCAACGGTTATAAGTTGGAGATGGTTGTGGTATTTGGGGAAGAACATATAAAGGTCCCAAAGACCAAATTTTTTAAGGTTGTTCTTAGTTGGAGCATAATACAAGCATCAAAGTGTTGGAAATTCTGAGAAACCGTCTGATTTTTTGTTGATTGCGCATtgaaggtggattggaaagaatgATTATGATATAGATCATGAAAAATATAGTGAATTACCTTTCCTTTGCAAAGTGGTTTGAATTTTTTAAGTGATCTCTTTTCTTTTTGGCAAGCATTACTTTATTGGGTGGTCTGAAACCCTTAAAACCTTAGGTTTTGACTAATGTAATGGACTTTTGCCTATCAATTCTCAGTTAAGAATCTTGAAACTGTGGAATATGATAGGCCTCTGTATGATAGGTCAAAATATAGTGCCCAAATTTTTCTCCAACATTTTGGTGTGTTTGATGAAGAAACCATAGGTCTAGCATCATCATGTGACATACCAGTTGAATGAGGATAGTACATGTGAATAGAGTTGTAGAGCATCaggaaggggtttgaatgttgtagAAGAGTATTTTGGAGGTTTATATAACATTCAATAGTTAGGAAAAGTCATCAAGTAGTAGGATCATACCAAATTTTGGAAGGTGTCCAGTCAAGaaggcctaatagccctattaggtcagTTGGTGCAGTGGAGGTTGGGATATCTACAAATAGGCTTGGAACTTGAAagtgagatattgttgagaactccaAAAGGGGTGTCAATAAATACTATTTTTTTGTCTAGATCCTTTGGGAATTAAAAGTTATTACCCGATTACCCCAAAAGGATGCCTAATTGCAATTAGGTCTATCTGTGAGCAAGTGAGTCAATGTTGATGGTACAAAGAGTCTAGACCATGGAATCATGTTTCATTTACATAAAGATATTGTAATAACACCCCTCCAAGGGTTTTtgtgttgaattggtcaagtggtccCTTCAAATCGCTAaatcctagtagtagcccacttatGTAAGCAAAGGTGTGTGTAGTCACTCAAGAATTGTGAGAGTTTGTTGTTTGGAAGGGGACATATTAGAGCCTTTGAGTCTCCTAAGGTATTATTAAGTGACATGAAACTATagattgacttggtgttgtgtCAGACCCTTTGGTACTAGGTTTTTGGTTGAGTTGTAAACCCTAGAGGTTGATTGGTTCAAGGTTTTCCTTTCAGTTTAacacctcctcatcatattggtatcaaagtaGGATTTTAAAGATCATTTGGGAggtgtggtcttagtgtatgttagagaaagaggttgaagtagaGGCTAGaaaaatgcctcctaagagtatgtcacaagatgcagtgaagttgattgaagagattcttgagtccaagcttgaagaacTGAAAAAGACCAAGggtaaggataaggaagatggaagtgacactgatgaagaaggggataagGAGGATGGGGAAGCCCCTAAGAGGGTAAAGGAGATACCTACAGATCAAAGGGCATTTGTAGATTCCTTGAAGTTAGTCAATAGGGATACCATAgatgggttgcctatatatagtggaagcATGGAAGCAGAAGATGTGATAgactggattgaggcattgaccaaTCATTTTGAGTACAAGGAAATCCCCAAAGATAAGAGATTCAAGTTGGAAAAGGCAAGGTTGAAGGGGTAtgctcttacatggtggaactatgtacaaggggagagagttaaggaggAGAAGAGTATGATAATCTCATAGGAAAGGATGAAGgctaaagtcaaggcacaattcatgcccattaactatgaagtgcaaatgtacaagaagttgtagaaccttagacagagagaccttgatgtgaatgcatatatggaggagtttcataaactcaatCTCAGAgaaaagagacaagaagaagaaccAGAGAAAGTGGCTAGGTATTTGAACGGCCTAAGaatgaacatccaagatgagattagCATCTTGGCACCAGAGATAGTGAACAAGTGTTTCCAATTGGCCCTAAGGGAAgaagagaagctaaagagaaggaATTAGTAGGGTAACAAAGGTAAAGGAGGGGGACGTTTCATAGGCAGAGgcagttttagaggaagaagtcctaaccaaaggtctagtggtgaAGCTAGACAAGGAGAGAAATTTTGGACTCAAGTAGCAGAGGAGACTACCAAaggagaagacctaatggaagaggcAGGATGAATGGGTCAGGGATAGGATCCAAGTTCTCTAATATGAGATGCTATAACTGCAATCAGAGCGGGCACCCGACTTACAAGTGTCtagagaaggcctcaacttctcatggtggtgagaggagaaccactttgattcaagaagatgcaaggagtgtgacatctctggaagtgaatttgacatcataAATGAGAGAGAACTTGATGATAAAGAGGACATTGCTCAAGGAACCATTGAAGACTAAGCCACCCCAAAGAAGGGCTTTTTTTAGAGTCAAATGCAAGATTCAATGTAAGGTTTTTAAAGTTGTAATAGACTCAGGGTCTACTGATAACATTATATTTGGAAGCAATAAATAAGTTGAACTTGGAGAGGATACCCCATAGTTTACCATATAGAGTTAGTTGGTTGAACAAGGGGCAACACATACTCATctatgaacaagcatgggtagaattTAGTATTGGGGGGTATaaagacaagattttgtgtgatatccttcctatggatgcttgtcatcttttATTTGGCAGCTATGACATTATGATAGGAAGGCTCAACATGATGGGGAAAATAATActtactctttccaaaaggatggtgtgacttATAATATACAATCATTGGTAGAAGGGGACCCACAATAggtaggatctagtgtgatgatggtggGAGAAAAAGAATTCCTAGATGCACTtaaggaggaaggtggagtaggCTTTTCTTTAattgtgaagcccaaggaagaaaagaagaagggagtgagtgaggtaggacctaaggaggttAGAGAACTACTCGAGAGATACAAAGGAGTGGTTGTAGAAGACATACTTGACTCCCTACCACCTATTAGAGacattagccatcagattgaccTCATACCAAGAGCAGTACTCCCTAACAAGGTtgcatataaaatgaccccacaacaaaatgaagaGATAGCAAGACAATTCCAAGAACTCCTAGACAAAGGGTTAGTGAGGAAGagtcttagcccatgtgcagtacctattggtttagccccaaagaaggatggtaaatggaggctttgtattgattctagggccatcaataagataactattagatataggtttcctattcctaggatagaggatctaatggattatTTGGGGGGAGAtacctatttctccaagattgacctcaagagtgggtaccatcagataaggataaaagagggggatgagtggaagactgcatttaaaaccaatgaagggttgtatgagtggcttgtgatgccttttAGTCTCTCAAATTCCCTtagcacctttatgagactaatggATGAAGTGTTGCGGGAGTTTATAGGGAAGTTTGTGGcagtctaccttgatgacatattggtgttcattaagagcaaggaggagcacttgaaacacttggagatagtcttgaagTGGTTGCAGGAGTAGaagatgataaatttagaaaagtgtgacttcatgaagaaAGAATTGGTTTacctaggctttgtcatctctaagggtgacttgaagatagattcttccaaggtagaggctattttgaattggcctacacctaagatagaaggagaggtaagaagttttcatggtttggcaacattttataggaaatttattaggaattatagtgatatttgtgcacctatgttagaaaccatcaagggtggtggtaaggtgaagtttaTATGGACCAAAGAAGTAGATCAAAGTTTTGAGTGTTTGAAACAGAAAGTTGCCAAGTACCCAGTTCTAGTATTGCCCGATTTtagtaaggtcttcaccattgaatgtgatgcaagtgggttGGCTATTGGAGCAGTATTGATCCAAGAAGGAAGATCGATGGCCTTCttcagtgaaaaactaaatgaagtaaagaggaagtattcctcatatgatatagagttgtatgccatggtacaagctctagaaaagtggaggcattacttgcttcctaagaaaTTAATTGTATATACTAGAAATCAtactcttagttttttgaatggacaggagaagctcagtcataggaatatgaaatgggttgaaagtctCCAAgaatacaccttcatcatcaagcataagaaaggggCAGCCAATAAATTTgcagatgctctaagtaggagggtgttgacaGTCCAAGAAGTGCAGTTGCAGAGCATGGTTGTTGAGgcactcaaaggattgtatgaagaggaccatgattttaaggaaatatataaggtatgtagtgagtttaaattttttctttcatAGTGATTTTTCTGACTACACCTTACAggatggtctcttgttcaaggggtGTCAACTATGTATCCCTAAGTGGTCAATGAGGGATAATATAgtgaaggagaaacatagtggtggtttaggaggtcatTTTGGGCCCAATAAGACCTTGGACCTAGTTAGAAGATTTTACTTTTGGCCAAGGATGCAAACTGATATCAAAAGGTTTGTTGAGAGTTTTACTATGTGTCAGAGAgaaaagggggtctcaaccaatgcaaGGCTGTACCAACCTTTGCCTATACCAAGAAGACCTTGGGAAATTTTcagtatggactttgtgatgggattaccaAAGACAAAGACTGGTCATGATAGTTTGTTTGTTGTAGTAGATAGGTTTAGAAATATgcctcactttattccttgtaaaaccaccaatgatgctagctatattgcatgcttgttcttcaaagagattgtcaGAATCCATGGGTTTCCTTTGAGTATTGTGTTTGATAGGGACAAGAAGTTTGTGGGACATTTTTAGAGAACCTTGTGGAAAAGACTGGGTACAAACTTGTCCTTTAATTCAGCTTATCATCCTCAGATTGATGGCCAAATtgaggttgtgaataggtcattgggaaaccttcTCAGATGTTTGATAAGAGAGAATGGACatagttgggatgtggtgataccttaggcaaaatatgcctataatgatttaACAAACACGAGTAAAGGTCTGattccttttgagattgtgtatggtagtcaCCCAAGAGGAttttttgaattgagagatgttcagggatttgacaagaggagtggacatgctgatgaaTTTGTAAAGGCTATGAAAGAGGTTTACCAACAAGTCAAAAGACTAAGGCAAGAGTGGATCAAAGAAGAAGACATGTGTAGTACCAAGTaggtgacatggtcatggttcatcttaaCGATAATAGGTTGCCAAAGGGAAGCCATAGGAAGTTGTTGATGAGAAAGATTGGGCCTTGTAAAACTTTAGagaaatatggtcctaatgcttataaaattgaaCTCCCTGATGATATTGCTATTTCACCCATATTCAATGTTTCTGATCTAGCATTGTACAGGAGTCCTACTGTAGGAGAAAGTGAAGGTGAAACTATTctggaagatgaagaatggatGAAACACCTCCCATCTAAGGATTTGCCtaagatggagtgcattttggatagcaGGGAAGCTAAGAAGCTAAGACACAAGACCTATTTTGAACACTTGGTTAAATGGAAAGGACTTCATGACTCAGAAGATACATGGATGTtggaggaagacatcaaaaagtaGGGTGGTAATTTACAACAGTTGGTCTCTAAGAGGGCTTGAGACAAATTTCactcggggagtatggtgcaggatcaCCACCTATGTATtcgcaatttggaggaattgattatgtgttgcattgatgtttgtcattgatgtcaacacttgttgctTTAACTGTTTATCAGTATCCGGTTGGTCCATGTAGGATGATTGAtttttggttggtaagatcatggtgatccagtatgctttggtatactttggtctatggaattggtttggattggttattcatgtagaatgatgtgtatcacattcagttggttttggatttgatgatccagaagctatcacttgttctagtaagccttttggttaccggtgagggtttcaccgacatagctttattgaagatcttttgatgaatccgataagtggtgttggtgcggcttctagtagggattcaggatgttgatgcttattttgtttgtgttctagttgattgattagtattatcttttaggtggctgacctaattgtttacgtcttgggttggtataaatatgatgtaagatctctttgtagatcaatgCAGATAATGTATGGTATGGGATTATGCCaacaatgttgtaatcattcatgcagaggttttggtcgatcataggtgatcgagttggatttgtggaagaggttgaaggcctccggtattgagcttaactggaactgtactcaggcatgggagatgctatacttgaaGTTCAATCTtaattctggattgtagtctgatgttttctatagtcagcgagactccttttgtgacgagcggtgtgctctaggatgttggccttcctgcatgtgcaggctccttattgtaatatttattcatcagatcagtggatagatattgcgggtctccaatcccaccatggtttttcctctttgaggttttccacgtataaatttgtggtgttatggtgtttatctttttggttgcattattacttattgttatatgcttttatgtttactggtttatgagtttttgtattaataaggttaaatttgtccattctagcagaacactgattcacccccccccccacttagtgttcttagatcccaacaattggtatcagagcccggtgcctcggagtaagtctaacaacttgagggagatcctgaatccagaatccatggaaatgagtaaggagaagaaacttgaggtacCACTTAAAGATTATGATGTCGAattgatgaagaacttgaagttacaagatgaattaaattctgcaaaggaattcattcttatcctacaggagaggttgtcattggttcatgctaggaggaaggaacttctacaaaatcaggataatgaagagaaagatgcccttacaGAAAAATGTCTaaagctgagtcaagagaatgttgtcatgagaaatgaaatgcaagccctaactatgaggatgtccaaggagattgaaggctggaagaagaatgaagaaaatcatgCTATATCTCTGAAATACAGATATGAGGAATGCATAAGGGTGTTTCATAAGAATGATGTTTTGAGAACTAAATtagtgcaatcacagaacaatgagcaagaattggaaagaatggtaacaatcctaagagatgatctga
This genomic stretch from Cryptomeria japonica chromosome 8, Sugi_1.0, whole genome shotgun sequence harbors:
- the LOC131053270 gene encoding uncharacterized protein LOC131053270; this translates as MVMVHLNDNRLPKGSHRKLLMRKIGPCKTLEKYGPNAYKIELPDDIAISPIFNVSDLALYRSPTVGESEGETILEDEEWMKHLPSKDLPKMECILDSREAKKLRHKTYFEHLVKWKGLHDSEDTWMLEEDIKK